In the genome of Amia ocellicauda isolate fAmiCal2 chromosome 3, fAmiCal2.hap1, whole genome shotgun sequence, one region contains:
- the LOC136747226 gene encoding olfactory receptor 2AT4-like, which translates to MSEANGTQIKEFIIMGFPGLLPQYYSLVSAFLFFVYLAIITGNVIIIVVVAVDKSLQKPTYYIFCNLAVADLAFSTTTLPKIIARYWFDAQTIPFSACFLQMFLVHYLGSVNSFLLLVMAIDRYIAICNPLRYPALVKNTTVHVMCAFSWLITIILMGIISLRAVFLPFCGPNIIKHCYCDHIGITRLACTNIASYSLAALSIAILILPVPLFFIIFSYIQIIISVMKITSSEGRYKAFSTCSSQLFIIALYYLPRCFVYLANSVNITISPDFRIVLILVYSLLPPMVNPLIYCFKTKEIKDSLIKRLRVKKVENQARN; encoded by the coding sequence ATGTCAGAAGCAAATGGAACCCAAATAAAGGAATTCATTATCATGGGCTTCCCTGGACTTCTGCCCCAGTATTATTCACTGGTgtctgcctttttattttttgtctatcTAGCAATTATAACTgggaatgttattattatagttgTAGTCGCTGTAGACAAAAGCCTTCAGAAACCCACATATTACATCTTCTGTAACCTTGCAGTAGCTGATTTAGCCTTCAGTACCACTACTCTGCCCAAAATAATTGCCCGGTATTGGTTTGATGCTCAAACTATCCCATTCTCTGCTTGTTTCCTTCAGATGTTTTTGGTCCATTATCTGGGGTCCGTCAATTCATTTCTTCTATTGGTAATGGCCATTGATCGCTACATTGCAATATGTAACCCTCTCAGATACCCGGCCCTTGTTAAAAACACTACTGTCCATGTTATGTGTGCCTTTTCATGGTTGATAACAATAATTCTCATGGGTATTATTTCCCTTCGAGCAGTGTTTTTACCATTCTGTGGGCCCAATATTATTAAACACTGTTACTGTGATCACATTGGAATAACAAGACTAGCGTGTACAAATATTGCATCATATAGCTTAGCAGCACTTAGTATAGCCATTTTAATTTTGCCCGTACCTCTATTTTTTATCATATTCTCTTATATTCAGATCATTATCTCTGTGATGAAGATCACAAGCTCTGAAGGGAGATACAAAGCCTTTTCCACTTGCAGCTCTCAACTGTTCATCATAGCTCTGTATTACCTTCCCAGGTGCTTTGTGTACCTGGCAAACAGTGTGAATATTACAATCAGCCCTGATTTCCGCATTGTTCTGATCCTGGTCTACAGCCTGCTCCCTCCCATGGTGAACCCACTGATATACTGCTTCAAGACCAAAGAAATCAAAGACAGCCTGATAAAGAGGCTCAGGGTCAAAAAGGTTGAAAACCAGGCAAGGAATTAA